One segment of Streptomyces sp. TG1A-8 DNA contains the following:
- the thiC gene encoding phosphomethylpyrimidine synthase ThiC, with the protein MTNKDAHTPVSTQDTVNGSVNGSANGAVAGSPDASSKGEVGRSIGWHKAYVEGSRPDMRVPVRQVHLTNGQSVTLYDTSGPYTDPHVDTDVRRGLSPLRENWIIARGDTEEYAGRPVRPEDDGIKHTSPRGGLRNLDAVFPGRPRQPRRGCDGRAVTQLAYARRGEVTPEMEYVAIRENVAPEVVREEIAAGRAVLPANVNHPEIEPMIIGKRFLVKVNANIGNSAVTSSIEEEVEKMTWATRWGADTVMDLSTGRNIHTTREWVLRNSPVPIGTVPLYQALEKVDGKAEELTWDIYKDTVIEQAEQGVDYMTVHAGVRLAYVPLTANRKTGIVSRGGSIMAAWCLAHHKESFLYENFEELCEILAAYDVTYSLGDGLRPGSIADANDEAQFAELRTLGELNRIARRFHVQTMIEGPGHVPMHKIKENIDLQQEICDEAPFYTLGPLTTDIAPAYDHITSGIGAAMIAWWGTAMLCYVTPKEHLGLPNRDDVKTGVITYKIAAHAADLAKGHPGAQEWDDALSDARFEFRWEDQFNLALDPDTAREFHDETLPAEPAKTAHFCSMCGPKFCSMKISQDIRREHGGSRVEIEEGMAQKSKEFAAAGNRVYLPITE; encoded by the coding sequence ATGACCAACAAGGACGCACACACGCCTGTCTCCACTCAGGACACGGTGAACGGATCGGTGAACGGATCGGCGAACGGGGCGGTGGCCGGCTCGCCGGACGCTTCCTCGAAGGGGGAGGTCGGGAGGTCCATCGGCTGGCACAAGGCGTATGTCGAGGGTTCGCGCCCCGACATGCGCGTGCCGGTTCGTCAGGTGCACCTCACCAACGGTCAGTCGGTCACCCTGTACGACACATCCGGCCCGTACACCGATCCACACGTCGACACCGATGTCCGCAGGGGCCTGTCGCCGTTGCGGGAGAACTGGATCATCGCCCGCGGCGACACCGAGGAGTACGCGGGCCGTCCCGTCCGTCCCGAGGACGACGGCATCAAGCACACCTCGCCGCGCGGTGGCCTGCGCAATCTGGACGCCGTGTTCCCCGGACGCCCGCGCCAGCCCCGGCGCGGGTGCGACGGCCGCGCGGTCACACAGCTCGCGTACGCGCGCCGGGGCGAGGTCACGCCCGAGATGGAGTACGTGGCCATCCGCGAGAACGTCGCTCCCGAGGTGGTGCGCGAGGAGATCGCGGCGGGCCGCGCGGTGCTGCCGGCCAACGTCAACCACCCGGAGATCGAGCCGATGATCATCGGTAAGCGGTTCCTGGTGAAGGTCAACGCCAACATCGGCAACTCCGCGGTCACCTCCTCCATCGAGGAGGAGGTCGAGAAGATGACCTGGGCGACCCGCTGGGGCGCCGACACGGTCATGGACCTCTCCACCGGCCGCAACATCCACACCACCCGCGAGTGGGTGCTGCGCAACTCCCCCGTCCCCATCGGCACGGTGCCGCTCTACCAGGCGCTGGAGAAGGTCGACGGCAAGGCCGAGGAACTGACCTGGGACATCTACAAGGACACGGTCATCGAGCAGGCCGAGCAGGGCGTGGACTACATGACCGTCCATGCGGGCGTACGCCTGGCGTATGTGCCGCTCACCGCCAACCGCAAGACCGGCATCGTCTCGCGCGGTGGTTCGATCATGGCCGCGTGGTGCCTGGCGCACCACAAGGAGTCGTTCCTGTACGAGAACTTCGAGGAACTCTGCGAGATCCTCGCCGCCTACGACGTCACGTACTCGCTGGGCGACGGCCTGCGGCCCGGCTCCATCGCGGACGCCAACGACGAGGCGCAGTTCGCCGAATTGCGCACCCTCGGGGAACTCAACCGGATCGCCAGGCGTTTTCACGTACAGACGATGATCGAGGGCCCCGGTCACGTCCCGATGCACAAGATCAAGGAGAACATCGACCTTCAGCAGGAGATCTGTGATGAAGCTCCGTTCTATACGCTCGGCCCGCTGACCACCGACATCGCCCCGGCCTACGACCACATCACCTCCGGCATCGGTGCGGCGATGATCGCCTGGTGGGGCACGGCGATGCTCTGTTACGTCACGCCCAAGGAGCACCTGGGCCTGCCCAACCGGGACGACGTCAAGACCGGTGTCATCACCTACAAGATCGCCGCTCACGCAGCCGACCTGGCCAAGGGGCACCCGGGTGCGCAGGAGTGGGACGACGCGCTGTCCGACGCCCGGTTCGAGTTCCGGTGGGAGGACCAGTTCAACCTCGCCCTGGACCCGGACACGGCCAGGGAGTTCCATGACGAGACGCTGCCGGCCGAGCCCGCCAAGACGGCCCACTTCTGCTCCATGTGCGGGCCGAAGTTCTGCTCGATGAAGATCTCGCAGGACATCCGGCGCGAACACGGCGGCAGCCGGGTGGAGATCGAGGAGGGCATGGCGCAGAAGTCGAAGGAGTTCGCGGCCGCGGGCAACCGGGTCTATCTGCCGATCACCGAGTGA